A genomic stretch from Falco cherrug isolate bFalChe1 chromosome 3, bFalChe1.pri, whole genome shotgun sequence includes:
- the CITED4 gene encoding cbp/p300-interacting transactivator 4, with product MAEHMMMSMSHGGTGLQSYRMGVSGLQGPPQHGQHVLRTLPAAGQMMPYGGAGMDGAMRSRPSLSGQMGHHQMQSAMMFNGPSQQQQYMGPVGTQQLMASMHLQKLNTQYQGHPLGMSNGPMGAGAQQYRAGPSQHPGMQHMPSPALTLNVMDTDLIDEEVLTSLVLELGLDRIQELPELFLGQNEFDFISDFVSKQQPSAISC from the coding sequence ATGGCCGAGCACATGATGATGTCCATGAGCCACGGTGGCACCGGGCTGCAGAGCTACCGCATGGGAGTGagtgggctgcagggacccccGCAGCACGGGCAGCATGTGCTGAGGACGCTGCCCGCGGCCGGCCAGATGATGCCCTACGGAGGGGCTGGTATGGACGGTGCGATGAGGTCGAGACCCAGCCTCAGCGGACAGATGGGCCACCACCAGATGCAGAGCGCGATGATGTTCAATGGCCCgagtcagcagcagcagtacatGGGGCCGGTGGGCACCCAGCAGCTCATGGCTAGCATGCACCTACAAAAACTCAACACCCAGTACCAGGGCCACCCGCTGGGTATGAGCAACGGGCCCATGGGAGCTGGTGCCCAGCAGTACAGAGCGGGGCCAAGCCAGCACCCGGGCATGCAGCACATGCCCTCACCGGCACTGACCTTGAACGTTATGGACACTGATCTCATAGATGAGGAGGTCTTGACGTCCCTTGTCCTGGAACTGGGGTTGGACCGGATTCAGGAGCTGCCAGAGCTATTCTTGGGACAGAACGAGTTCGACTTCATTTCAGACTTTGTTAGCAAACAGCAACCTAGTGCCATCAGCTGTTGA